One Ardenticatenales bacterium genomic region harbors:
- a CDS encoding FAD-dependent oxidoreductase, whose translation MSEPNITVYGAYWCPDCRRSKQFLGEHQIPYHWIDIEQDPAAEQFVITANQGRRIIPTIVFEDGSILVEPSNAALAARLGLKTVASRTHYDLIVLGGGPAGLTTALYAAREAIDTLVIERAAIGGQAAATEKLENMPGFPDGIGGMDFAQRLRRQAEQFGVEILQAQEVTHIHHHDNYHCVTTGDGSEYSASALLISTGSRYRRLGVPGEADYIGAGVHFCATCDGPFYRGKRVVVVGGGNSAAEESLLLTKYADQVTILVRGAAFKASPIIQESVLGDPKIDVRFHTEVEAFVGANAKLRRLKLRNNESGAREEMVVDGAFIFIGLDPNTQFLADSDVHLDRWGFVVTGHDLRHAGMGPVGQAQREPVFLETSAPGVFAAGDVRAGSTKQVASAAGEGATAALLIREYLKTV comes from the coding sequence ATGTCAGAACCAAATATCACCGTCTATGGCGCTTATTGGTGCCCGGATTGCCGTCGTAGCAAGCAGTTCCTCGGCGAACACCAGATACCATATCACTGGATTGACATTGAGCAAGACCCGGCGGCGGAGCAGTTCGTGATCACGGCCAATCAAGGCCGCCGCATTATTCCCACCATTGTCTTCGAGGATGGCTCCATCCTCGTTGAGCCAAGCAACGCGGCGTTGGCGGCCAGGTTAGGATTGAAAACGGTAGCCAGTCGCACCCATTATGATCTGATTGTCCTCGGCGGCGGACCGGCGGGCTTGACCACGGCGCTCTACGCTGCGCGCGAGGCGATTGATACGTTGGTGATTGAACGGGCGGCCATTGGCGGCCAGGCGGCGGCCACGGAAAAGCTGGAAAACATGCCCGGCTTCCCCGATGGCATCGGCGGCATGGATTTCGCGCAGCGGCTGCGACGACAGGCAGAGCAGTTCGGCGTGGAGATTCTGCAAGCCCAGGAAGTGACGCACATCCACCACCATGACAATTATCACTGTGTGACCACGGGGGATGGCAGCGAATACAGCGCCAGCGCCCTGCTCATCAGCACGGGCAGCCGGTATCGCCGCCTGGGTGTGCCCGGCGAAGCGGATTACATTGGCGCGGGCGTCCATTTTTGCGCCACTTGCGATGGTCCGTTTTATCGGGGCAAGCGCGTGGTTGTGGTGGGCGGCGGCAACAGCGCCGCCGAGGAAAGCCTGCTGCTGACGAAATATGCGGATCAGGTGACGATCCTGGTGCGCGGCGCAGCCTTCAAGGCCAGCCCCATTATCCAGGAGTCCGTGCTGGGCGATCCCAAAATTGACGTGCGTTTTCACACGGAAGTGGAGGCGTTCGTGGGAGCCAATGCCAAATTGCGGCGGTTGAAGCTGCGCAACAACGAGAGCGGGGCGCGGGAGGAGATGGTCGTAGACGGGGCGTTCATTTTTATCGGCCTGGACCCGAACACGCAATTTCTGGCGGACAGTGATGTACACCTGGATCGTTGGGGATTTGTGGTAACAGGGCACGATTTGCGGCACGCGGGGATGGGGCCTGTGGGCCAGGCGCAGCGTGAACCCGTCTTTTTGGAAACAAGTGCACCGGGTGTGTTCGCGGCGGGAGATGTGCGCGCGGGGAGTACGAAGCAGGTTGCCAGTGCCGCGGGTGAAGGCGCGACGGCGGCGCTGCTGATCCGTGAATATCTGAAGACGGTGTGA
- a CDS encoding amino acid ABC transporter substrate-binding protein encodes MLFERFARGRAGILPLLALISGIFMMALLVGCRHSPATWTRIQEQGVLRIGLDPTYPPFETADANSVWGYDVDLMRAIADHYGLQAQFTYFGYDGLYDALSTAQVDVLASALVTQPERTRDFAYSQPYFDAGQVLIVPTASPITGVDDLNNRVLAVELGAQGHVLATTWERRLPGMTIVPYNSVDEALAVVTAGTADAALVDSIGGRLYLRQAAGLMRLSPPAESEPYALVVRADDEVLLQKLNEALATLESRGVLAELERRWLDTPDN; translated from the coding sequence ATGCTGTTTGAACGTTTTGCCCGAGGTCGTGCCGGCATTTTGCCCCTGCTCGCACTCATTTCCGGTATTTTCATGATGGCGCTGCTGGTTGGATGCCGGCATTCCCCCGCCACCTGGACGCGCATTCAAGAACAAGGCGTGCTGCGCATCGGCCTCGATCCCACCTACCCCCCCTTCGAAACCGCCGACGCCAACAGCGTATGGGGCTACGACGTAGACCTGATGCGCGCCATTGCCGACCACTACGGGCTGCAGGCGCAGTTCACCTATTTCGGCTACGATGGCCTCTACGACGCCCTGTCCACGGCGCAGGTAGACGTCCTCGCCTCCGCCCTGGTGACGCAGCCCGAACGGACACGCGACTTCGCCTACAGCCAACCCTATTTTGATGCCGGTCAGGTCCTCATCGTGCCCACCGCCTCCCCCATCACCGGCGTGGACGACCTGAACAACCGCGTGCTGGCGGTGGAATTGGGCGCGCAAGGACACGTCCTGGCCACCACCTGGGAGCGCCGCCTGCCTGGAATGACGATTGTCCCCTACAACAGCGTGGATGAGGCGCTGGCCGTCGTCACTGCCGGGACCGCGGACGCGGCGCTGGTGGACAGCATCGGCGGGCGCCTCTATTTGCGCCAGGCAGCCGGCCTGATGCGGCTCTCGCCGCCCGCGGAAAGCGAGCCATACGCGCTGGTGGTGCGCGCGGATGACGAAGTGCTGCTGCAAAAGCTGAACGAGGCGCTGGCGACTCTGGAGAGCCGCGGCGTGCTGGCGGAACTGGAGCGGCGCTGGTTGGATACCCCGGATAACTAA
- a CDS encoding SPFH domain-containing protein — translation MARVFDRVAIESWLRDEIVQKFPRGGLGDIRLGSPCIVNPGETAIFVRSGESLGTLDPGTHVLTTANVPWLTDLLEKGLFGGKNVFTADVYYVKTTDMTLKWGTANPIIVEHLNRPPGASAMVGNGTYVVKVKDPWRFLNAMDAFRESVRLAQIKERLDPMLGVFMQDKMSELATAKSLGPAQLQSFSQELNNLLAGLLQTEFDAVGLTLVDFNIRLGLHPDSLSVVTKMGYGTDYTQMQIADAARAAAENPSGGNLGELGLGMMGIGAMQQQQMMQQQMRQQQPVSPPAAEPAAAVGNDMPDVMTPAQAATYLQVTEADVLAAIEAGDLKARKIGAAYRISKSSLEEFLAG, via the coding sequence ATGGCTCGAGTATTTGATCGCGTCGCCATCGAATCCTGGCTACGAGACGAAATCGTACAAAAGTTCCCGCGCGGCGGCCTGGGCGACATTCGCCTCGGCTCCCCCTGCATTGTCAACCCCGGCGAAACCGCCATTTTCGTGCGCAGCGGCGAATCGCTGGGCACACTCGACCCCGGAACCCACGTTCTCACCACCGCCAACGTCCCCTGGCTCACCGATTTGCTGGAAAAGGGGCTGTTTGGGGGCAAAAACGTCTTTACCGCTGACGTCTATTATGTCAAAACAACCGACATGACGCTCAAATGGGGCACGGCCAACCCCATCATCGTCGAACATCTCAACCGACCGCCGGGGGCCAGCGCCATGGTCGGTAACGGAACCTACGTCGTCAAGGTAAAAGACCCCTGGCGCTTCCTCAACGCCATGGACGCCTTCCGCGAAAGCGTGCGCCTGGCGCAGATCAAAGAGCGCCTCGATCCCATGTTGGGCGTCTTCATGCAGGACAAAATGTCCGAACTGGCGACCGCCAAGAGCCTGGGACCGGCGCAACTGCAATCCTTCTCTCAGGAACTGAACAACCTCCTCGCCGGACTCCTGCAAACGGAATTCGACGCCGTCGGCCTCACGCTGGTCGATTTCAACATCCGTCTCGGCCTCCATCCCGACTCTCTCAGCGTCGTCACCAAGATGGGGTATGGCACGGACTACACTCAGATGCAGATCGCGGACGCCGCCCGCGCCGCCGCCGAAAATCCGTCTGGCGGCAATCTGGGCGAATTGGGCCTGGGGATGATGGGGATTGGCGCGATGCAGCAGCAGCAAATGATGCAGCAGCAGATGCGCCAGCAGCAGCCTGTGTCGCCCCCCGCCGCTGAACCCGCCGCGGCTGTCGGCAACGACATGCCCGACGTGATGACGCCGGCTCAGGCCGCGACCTACCTGCAAGTCACGGAGGCGGACGTACTCGCCGCCATCGAAGCCGGCGACCTGAAGGCGCGCAAAATCGGCGCGGCCTATCGCATTTCCAAGAGCAGCCTGGAAGAATTTCTTGCCGGCTAG
- a CDS encoding NAD-dependent epimerase/dehydratase family protein has product MKILILGGTVFLGRHLVMAAQARGHEVTLFNRGQHNAGIFPDVEKLRGDRQGDLTVLRGRSWDAVIDTCGYVPRVVRASAELLADAVNHYTFISSISVYADFRQANMDESYPVGKLADESVEEVTGETYGPLKALCEQAVEAALPGRTLNIRPGLIVGPHDPSDRFTYWPHRIAAGGPVLAPAPATEPVQIIDARDLAAWNIRLVEAGKTGVYNATGPAYPLTMEDVLQTCVRVSGSDATLRWADAAFLLAEGVTPWTEMPLWVPNVDGSYDGFSTTDVGKAIRDGLTFCPLAQTVRDTLAWLGERGEGTWRAGISREREAELLRKLPA; this is encoded by the coding sequence ATGAAGATATTGATCCTGGGTGGAACGGTCTTTTTAGGGCGGCATTTGGTGATGGCGGCTCAGGCGCGCGGTCATGAGGTGACGCTATTTAATCGCGGCCAACACAATGCCGGCATCTTCCCAGACGTGGAGAAACTGCGCGGCGACCGCCAGGGAGACCTGACGGTGCTGCGCGGTCGCTCCTGGGATGCCGTCATCGACACCTGCGGCTACGTGCCCCGCGTGGTGCGGGCCAGCGCGGAACTGCTGGCGGATGCCGTGAACCACTACACGTTTATCTCTAGCATTTCCGTGTACGCCGACTTTCGTCAGGCGAATATGGACGAATCGTATCCGGTGGGCAAACTGGCGGACGAGAGCGTGGAAGAAGTCACCGGGGAAACCTACGGGCCGCTGAAGGCGCTGTGCGAGCAGGCGGTGGAGGCGGCGCTGCCGGGACGGACCCTGAACATTCGTCCGGGCCTCATCGTCGGGCCGCACGATCCGTCCGACCGCTTTACGTATTGGCCGCATCGCATTGCCGCCGGCGGCCCGGTGCTGGCTCCCGCCCCCGCCACGGAACCGGTGCAGATCATTGATGCGCGTGACCTGGCGGCGTGGAACATTCGCCTGGTGGAAGCGGGAAAAACGGGAGTCTACAACGCCACGGGACCGGCTTATCCGCTGACCATGGAAGACGTGCTGCAAACATGCGTGCGCGTGAGTGGCAGTGATGCCACGCTGCGGTGGGCCGATGCGGCGTTTCTGCTGGCGGAGGGAGTGACGCCGTGGACGGAGATGCCGCTGTGGGTCCCTAACGTGGATGGGTCGTATGATGGCTTTTCCACGACGGATGTGGGCAAGGCCATTAGGGATGGCCTCACGTTTTGCCCGCTGGCGCAGACGGTGCGGGATACGTTGGCGTGGTTGGGAGAGCGGGGAGAGGGGACGTGGCGTGCCGGCATTTCCCGTGAACGAGAAGCCGAACTGCTACGCAAACTCCCCGCCTGA
- a CDS encoding ABC transporter ATP-binding protein, translating to MNIVEVNHLTKYYGKSRGIEDVSFTVEEGEIFGFIGPNGAGKSTTIRLFLALIFPTSGEARIFGKDCITAGPEIRQEIGYLPSEVFYYEGMKVIDLLNYSASFYNKDCTQRLHELADLMELDLKRRIDDLSYGNKKKVGIVQGLLHQPKLIVLDEPTSGLDPLMQQKFFNLIREEHARGATVFFSSHILGEVQKMCNRVAIIKEGSIINIQDIRTLQQDNYKKIRVMAEGLEGKRFEIPGVSNLTRENGAVSFFFKGDINAMLHIISQKEIRDVTIEEPTLEEIFMHYYE from the coding sequence ATGAACATCGTTGAAGTCAATCATCTCACCAAGTATTATGGCAAATCCCGTGGCATCGAGGATGTGTCGTTTACCGTGGAGGAAGGCGAAATTTTCGGGTTCATTGGTCCGAACGGAGCGGGCAAATCTACCACGATCCGCCTGTTTTTGGCGCTGATTTTCCCGACCAGCGGCGAAGCAAGAATCTTCGGCAAGGATTGTATTACCGCCGGCCCGGAGATCCGCCAGGAGATTGGCTACTTGCCCTCGGAGGTGTTCTATTACGAGGGGATGAAAGTAATTGACTTGCTCAACTACTCGGCCAGTTTCTACAACAAAGATTGCACGCAGCGATTACATGAGCTGGCCGATTTGATGGAATTGGACCTGAAACGCCGCATTGACGACCTTTCCTATGGCAACAAGAAGAAAGTAGGGATCGTGCAGGGGTTGCTGCACCAGCCCAAACTGATAGTGCTGGACGAACCTACCAGTGGACTGGACCCGCTCATGCAGCAGAAATTCTTCAATCTGATCCGTGAGGAACATGCCCGCGGCGCTACAGTTTTCTTTTCATCGCATATCTTAGGGGAAGTGCAAAAGATGTGCAATCGGGTAGCAATTATCAAAGAGGGCAGCATCATCAACATCCAGGACATCAGAACCCTGCAACAGGATAACTACAAGAAAATCAGGGTGATGGCCGAAGGGTTGGAAGGCAAACGCTTTGAAATTCCGGGTGTCAGCAATCTGACGCGCGAAAATGGCGCAGTGAGTTTCTTCTTCAAGGGTGATATTAACGCCATGCTGCACATCATCAGCCAGAAAGAAATCCGTGATGTGACCATCGAGGAACCAACCCTGGAAGAGATCTTTATGCACTACTATGAATAA
- a CDS encoding ABC transporter permease subunit, with the protein MNIYKQEIKMSLRSVIIWSVSLAILIFVFMAIFSSMAGDAALLSQAMSKFPRELLIAFGMENMDMSTILGFFGLAFLFCQICLAIQAANYGFSLVSVEEREFTADFLLAKPVKRSRIMNSKLLAALTGLTITNLVVWVSSFVFISLYANGKEYDTKALLVLLLSIVIFQLYFLSVGMVISLLTKRIRSVTSFSMALVFGLYLVNAFSGMLGTTSVEIISPFKQFEPNYIIKNAALDLPLVLLCVGVIVVSIVGSYWLYGRRNIPSAV; encoded by the coding sequence ATGAACATTTACAAACAGGAAATCAAAATGAGTCTCCGGTCAGTCATTATCTGGTCGGTTTCGTTGGCGATCCTCATTTTTGTATTCATGGCTATCTTTTCGAGCATGGCCGGGGATGCGGCTTTGTTGAGTCAGGCTATGTCGAAATTCCCGAGGGAATTATTGATCGCCTTCGGCATGGAAAATATGGATATGTCCACCATCCTGGGATTTTTCGGGCTTGCCTTCCTCTTCTGCCAGATTTGTCTGGCTATCCAGGCAGCCAATTACGGGTTTTCACTGGTCTCGGTGGAGGAAAGAGAGTTTACGGCTGATTTCCTGCTGGCTAAACCCGTGAAGCGGTCGCGTATCATGAACAGCAAATTGCTGGCTGCCTTGACGGGCCTGACCATCACGAATTTGGTTGTCTGGGTCAGCAGTTTTGTCTTTATCAGCCTGTATGCCAACGGAAAAGAGTACGACACCAAAGCGCTGCTGGTCTTGCTGCTTAGTATCGTTATCTTCCAGTTGTACTTCCTCTCAGTTGGGATGGTGATCTCGCTGCTGACAAAACGGATTCGCAGTGTCACCTCCTTTTCGATGGCTCTGGTGTTTGGTTTGTATTTGGTGAATGCCTTCAGCGGGATGCTCGGCACTACCAGCGTAGAGATTATCTCTCCTTTCAAACAGTTCGAGCCGAACTACATCATCAAGAATGCCGCCCTCGATCTGCCCCTGGTGCTGTTGTGCGTGGGTGTGATCGTGGTATCTATTGTCGGGAGCTATTGGCTGTATGGTCGAAGAAACATTCCTTCGGCAGTGTAG
- a CDS encoding ABC transporter permease subunit produces the protein MNIFLRELRANLKSLIIWCVIVVLFVLVGFSKFTAYYNNPELLAILDSMPQAALAAFNLSAFNLTTLTGFFGVMYTYFALLLSVAAAMWGSDIISKEERDKTVEFSLTLPVTRSRLITAKTAAVVLNCAILLLVTWGATVVGARDFQPDGKFYGFLSLGMPAIFIMQLIFVAVGIFLGCTMKRHKRAGSLAVSVLLVTYILSIIATLSKNLEFLKYFTPFKYFDPATLLHDARIAPLYLLLSAAIVVVALAGAYLGYGRRDLYI, from the coding sequence ATGAACATCTTTCTTCGAGAATTGAGAGCGAATTTGAAATCTTTGATCATCTGGTGCGTGATCGTCGTCTTGTTTGTGCTGGTAGGGTTTTCCAAATTTACGGCGTATTACAATAATCCAGAACTGCTGGCAATCCTGGACAGTATGCCCCAGGCTGCGCTCGCCGCGTTCAACCTGAGCGCGTTCAACCTGACGACGTTGACGGGCTTTTTCGGCGTGATGTATACCTACTTCGCCCTGCTTTTATCGGTTGCCGCGGCGATGTGGGGCAGCGATATCATCTCAAAAGAGGAGCGGGACAAAACGGTGGAGTTTTCGCTCACGCTGCCGGTCACGCGCAGCCGGTTGATCACGGCGAAAACGGCCGCGGTCGTCTTGAACTGTGCGATTTTGTTGCTCGTGACCTGGGGCGCTACCGTCGTCGGCGCGCGGGATTTCCAACCGGACGGTAAATTCTATGGCTTCCTTTCGCTGGGGATGCCGGCAATTTTCATCATGCAGTTGATCTTTGTTGCCGTCGGAATTTTCCTGGGATGCACCATGAAACGACACAAACGCGCCGGGTCTCTGGCCGTCTCCGTCTTGCTCGTCACCTACATCCTTTCGATCATAGCCACACTGAGCAAGAATCTTGAATTTCTCAAATACTTCACACCTTTCAAGTATTTTGATCCGGCCACGCTGTTGCACGATGCCCGCATTGCGCCCCTCTATTTGCTCCTCTCCGCGGCTATTGTGGTGGTCGCCCTGGCAGGCGCCTACCTGGGCTACGGCAGGAGAGATTTGTACATCTAG
- a CDS encoding amphi-Trp domain-containing protein → MGKEVRLFKSEERMNRPDVSAFLHQLADKLAEGQVVLRQGNEEITLQLPHSLILEIQVEDEDKKSKGMQHSLEVEIKWFDDDGQGEPLQLG, encoded by the coding sequence ATGGGTAAAGAAGTAAGGTTGTTCAAAAGCGAAGAACGGATGAATCGTCCCGATGTGAGCGCGTTCTTGCATCAACTGGCTGACAAGCTGGCGGAAGGCCAGGTTGTGCTACGCCAGGGTAATGAAGAGATCACGCTGCAGCTTCCACACAGCCTAATTCTGGAAATTCAGGTGGAAGACGAAGATAAGAAGTCGAAAGGAATGCAGCACAGCCTTGAAGTGGAGATCAAGTGGTTTGACGACGATGGTCAGGGCGAGCCTTTGCAACTAGGATAG
- a CDS encoding rhomboid family intramembrane serine protease, producing MDALPWQRRIARSFTLQVALIGSVLLFMWLTEAADTFLFRGGLDQFGVWPHHLLGLRGILFAPFLHANFAHLATNSVPFAFLGWLILVRGWSDYLIVTLVVMVSSGLGAWIFGAPNSIHIGASGVVFGYFGFLLLRAVYERSLVAMSSALVVILLYGSFIWGVFPLIMGVSWQMHLFGFIGGALIARSLADRRAPALNEESADDDHLVIDYGDLEYPEDMIRLTDINFDAFDFDLYDPDDPDSDGRA from the coding sequence ATGGACGCTCTACCCTGGCAACGCCGCATTGCCCGCAGCTTCACATTACAAGTCGCCCTCATCGGCAGTGTTCTGCTGTTCATGTGGCTCACCGAGGCAGCGGACACCTTCCTTTTCCGTGGCGGGCTGGATCAATTTGGCGTCTGGCCGCACCATCTGTTAGGATTACGCGGCATCCTCTTTGCTCCCTTCTTGCACGCCAACTTCGCTCACCTGGCAACGAACAGCGTTCCGTTTGCTTTTCTTGGCTGGTTGATCCTGGTGCGTGGCTGGAGTGACTACCTCATTGTCACGCTGGTCGTCATGGTCAGCAGCGGCCTGGGCGCCTGGATTTTCGGTGCGCCCAACTCCATCCACATTGGCGCCAGTGGCGTGGTCTTCGGTTATTTTGGCTTCCTGCTGCTGCGGGCCGTCTATGAACGCAGTCTTGTTGCCATGAGCAGCGCCCTGGTTGTCATCCTTCTTTATGGCAGCTTTATTTGGGGCGTGTTTCCCCTGATAATGGGTGTTTCCTGGCAAATGCACCTCTTTGGCTTCATTGGGGGCGCGCTCATTGCTCGCTCACTTGCTGACCGACGCGCGCCTGCTCTTAATGAGGAATCAGCCGACGATGACCATCTGGTCATTGATTACGGCGACCTGGAATACCCCGAAGACATGATCCGCCTCACGGATATCAATTTCGACGCCTTCGATTTTGACCTCTACGATCCAGACGATCCCGACTCCGATGGGCGCGCCTAA
- a CDS encoding MoxR family ATPase — protein MNHLQSFANRVIDNVENVIIGKRGAIEMLMVSILCEGHVLLEDVPGVGKTMLARALAVSLGVQFKRLQCTPDLLPNDVTGVSIFDQQTRAFNFIPGPAFTNILLADEINRATPRTQSALLESMGERQITVDGVTRPLERPFFVLATQNPIEYEGTFPLPEAQLDRFFMRLSLGYLDEETEGQMLLNLGREHPIERLQAVVDGRELPDLARQVWDVHVDDTVRRYIVRLTAGTRKHRDLIVGASPRGSHALYRGSQAYAGIHGRDYVLPDDVKKLVPLILAHRCLVHPESALRGVLINDILKRLIKETPLDLTID, from the coding sequence ATGAATCATTTGCAATCGTTTGCCAACCGCGTCATTGATAACGTCGAAAACGTGATTATCGGCAAGCGTGGCGCCATTGAAATGTTGATGGTGTCCATTCTGTGTGAAGGGCACGTCCTGTTGGAAGATGTGCCGGGCGTGGGCAAGACAATGCTGGCGCGAGCGTTGGCGGTTTCACTGGGGGTTCAGTTTAAGCGGTTGCAATGCACGCCGGATTTGCTGCCGAATGATGTCACGGGCGTGTCGATTTTCGATCAACAGACGCGCGCGTTTAATTTCATTCCGGGCCCGGCGTTTACGAATATCTTGCTGGCGGATGAGATCAATCGAGCGACGCCGCGCACGCAGTCGGCGCTGTTGGAAAGCATGGGCGAGCGGCAAATTACGGTAGACGGGGTGACACGCCCGCTGGAACGACCGTTTTTTGTGCTGGCAACGCAGAATCCGATTGAGTATGAGGGGACGTTTCCGCTGCCGGAAGCGCAGTTGGACCGCTTCTTTATGCGCCTGAGCCTGGGGTATCTGGATGAAGAGACGGAAGGCCAGATGCTGTTGAACCTGGGGCGTGAGCATCCGATTGAGCGGTTGCAGGCGGTGGTGGATGGGCGGGAATTGCCTGATCTGGCGCGCCAGGTCTGGGATGTGCATGTGGATGATACGGTCCGCCGCTACATTGTGCGCCTGACTGCCGGCACGCGGAAACACCGGGACCTGATTGTGGGGGCCAGCCCGCGCGGTTCTCATGCTTTGTATCGGGGAAGTCAGGCATATGCCGGCATTCACGGCCGCGATTACGTGCTCCCCGACGATGTTAAAAAACTTGTCCCCCTCATCCTCGCCCACCGCTGCCTCGTCCACCCCGAAAGCGCCCTCCGCGGCGTCCTCATCAACGACATTCTCAAACGCCTCATTAAAGAGACCCCCCTCGACCTCACCATCGACTGA
- a CDS encoding DUF58 domain-containing protein produces the protein MLYLIFLFLAIAILLRIDFVYYIVYVCLGVYAWSRWYPGHALRHLRVARQYNDHAFLGEEINVRLEIENSSRLPLPWLQLTDAIPLGLRKGSQIHTAIALRGRETRQLTYTAQAYRRGYYRLGPTYMQLGDLFGFAQREAHLRASYLTIYPRITPLAQLGLPSRLPFGTLPSRQRLFEDPARPMGVRPFRSGDSLRQVNWKVSASKEALLVKTLEPAISLEAALLLNLNANDYHDRYYGPEWTVEIAASLAAHLVEKRQAVGLISNGADPLRVEGGEQDDPGFDQESGRLLLRTETPTETDWHLGHPLGRAAGLMPTPIHPHAGRAHLMKLLELLARLEADDTVYFPLWIPRACLGLSWGVTILVLTPRGDLETCQALHRLTRSGYNPVLILVERQPSFGQVQERARRLGFTAYEVANQEDFHRW, from the coding sequence ATGCTCTACCTGATCTTCCTCTTCCTGGCAATCGCCATCCTCCTGCGGATCGACTTCGTTTATTACATCGTCTACGTCTGCCTCGGCGTCTATGCCTGGAGCCGCTGGTATCCCGGACATGCGCTGCGCCATCTGCGCGTCGCCCGCCAATACAACGACCACGCCTTTCTGGGGGAGGAAATTAACGTACGCCTGGAGATAGAAAACAGCAGCCGCCTGCCGCTCCCCTGGCTGCAACTGACCGACGCCATCCCCCTCGGCCTGCGCAAAGGCTCGCAAATTCACACGGCGATCGCCCTGCGTGGACGGGAAACCCGGCAACTAACCTACACCGCCCAGGCATACCGGCGCGGCTACTACCGGCTAGGCCCCACCTATATGCAGTTGGGCGATCTGTTTGGCTTCGCCCAACGAGAAGCGCATCTCAGAGCATCTTACCTGACCATCTACCCCAGAATCACGCCGCTGGCGCAGTTGGGCCTCCCTTCCCGCCTCCCATTTGGCACGCTGCCCAGCCGCCAGCGCCTCTTTGAAGACCCTGCCCGGCCCATGGGCGTGCGCCCCTTTCGCTCCGGCGATTCGCTGCGCCAGGTCAACTGGAAAGTGAGCGCCAGCAAGGAAGCGCTTCTGGTAAAGACGCTCGAGCCGGCTATCTCCCTGGAAGCGGCGCTGCTGCTCAACCTGAACGCGAACGATTATCATGACCGATATTATGGGCCAGAATGGACCGTGGAAATCGCCGCGTCGCTGGCCGCGCACCTGGTGGAGAAGCGGCAGGCGGTGGGCTTGATTAGCAATGGCGCGGACCCGCTGCGCGTAGAAGGCGGTGAACAGGATGACCCTGGCTTTGATCAGGAAAGCGGGCGGCTGCTGCTGCGCACGGAGACGCCCACGGAAACCGATTGGCACCTGGGGCATCCGCTGGGCCGCGCCGCGGGCCTGATGCCCACGCCCATCCACCCGCACGCGGGCCGCGCCCACCTGATGAAGTTATTGGAACTGCTGGCGCGGCTGGAGGCGGACGATACCGTCTATTTTCCGCTCTGGATTCCCCGTGCCTGTCTGGGCCTCAGTTGGGGCGTGACCATTCTCGTGCTCACGCCACGCGGCGACCTGGAAACGTGCCAGGCGCTGCACCGTCTCACCCGTAGCGGGTATAATCCTGTGTTAATCCTCGTAGAGCGGCAGCCCTCCTTCGGTCAGGTACAGGAGCGCGCCCGTCGCCTCGGCTTCACCGCCTACGAAGTCGCCAATCAGGAAGACTTTCACCGTTGGTGA